In a genomic window of Natronospira bacteriovora:
- a CDS encoding NTP/NDP exchange transporter — protein MPAYLQQFFNVRRSEVLSVFLAGLFFFCVLTALMLLRPAREALGLQGGIEAVRWLFVGTAVITLLVNPFFGLLVSRLPRLYFISATYGFFGLSLIVFYMLMTVTPDVIGVTTGQVFYVWFSVFNLFVTMVFWALMADRFSLEQGKRLFGMIAVGGTCGAIFGPWLASMLADPLGTPALLLISTAFLGLAVVIAWILAWQQPHRRSPDLASDPEAPPVVDEHAVIGGSAWEGFKAVFRSRYLMGIAAYAVILAIMATFLYFTRLQMVAELGDDLDYRTTVFARIDLITQVATLIMQALIAGHLMHRLGVHITLALLPITAALGFIGLAVVGSLAALIVFEAVFRAVQRAIQRPARETLYTVTSREDKYKSKAFIDTFVYRGGDVVGAQVEGLLGRLGMGLAGVASVAVPLALVWAGLALWLGRSQQKLAGQHLGDQPAANGGDGHASPESSLSPGTGRG, from the coding sequence TTTTTCTGCGTACTGACCGCGCTCATGCTGCTGCGTCCCGCGCGCGAAGCGTTGGGCCTGCAGGGTGGCATTGAGGCCGTGCGTTGGCTGTTCGTGGGAACGGCTGTCATTACCCTGCTGGTGAACCCGTTCTTCGGGTTGCTGGTCAGCCGCCTGCCACGCCTTTATTTCATCAGTGCCACCTATGGCTTCTTTGGCCTCAGCCTGATTGTCTTTTACATGCTGATGACCGTGACGCCGGATGTCATTGGCGTGACGACCGGTCAGGTCTTTTACGTCTGGTTCAGCGTCTTCAATCTTTTTGTCACCATGGTGTTCTGGGCCCTGATGGCCGACCGCTTTTCCCTGGAGCAGGGCAAGCGCCTGTTCGGCATGATCGCCGTGGGCGGCACCTGTGGCGCCATCTTCGGTCCCTGGCTGGCGTCCATGCTGGCGGATCCCCTGGGTACGCCGGCCTTGCTGCTGATTTCCACTGCCTTTCTCGGTCTGGCCGTGGTCATTGCCTGGATACTGGCCTGGCAGCAGCCCCACCGCCGCAGCCCGGACCTGGCCTCCGACCCGGAGGCCCCGCCGGTCGTGGACGAACACGCCGTGATTGGTGGCAGTGCCTGGGAGGGCTTCAAGGCGGTGTTCCGATCCCGCTATCTCATGGGCATCGCCGCCTACGCGGTCATCCTGGCCATCATGGCCACCTTCCTCTATTTCACGCGCCTGCAGATGGTGGCCGAACTGGGTGATGATCTGGATTACCGAACCACGGTCTTTGCCCGCATCGATCTCATCACTCAGGTGGCCACCCTCATCATGCAGGCCCTGATTGCCGGTCATCTCATGCATCGGCTGGGGGTTCACATCACGCTTGCCCTGTTGCCCATCACGGCGGCACTCGGCTTCATCGGCCTGGCCGTGGTCGGATCGCTGGCGGCTCTGATCGTGTTTGAAGCGGTCTTCCGCGCCGTGCAGCGGGCCATTCAGCGCCCGGCCCGCGAAACCCTCTATACCGTGACCAGCCGCGAAGACAAGTACAAGTCCAAGGCCTTCATCGATACTTTCGTCTATCGTGGCGGTGACGTGGTCGGTGCCCAGGTGGAAGGGCTGCTTGGGCGTCTGGGCATGGGGCTGGCCGGTGTGGCCAGTGTGGCCGTACCACTGGCGCTGGTCTGGGCCGGCCTGGCCCTGTGGCTTGGACGCAGCCAGCAGAAACTGGCCGGGCAGCATCTCGGTGACCAGCCCGCCGCGAACGGCGGTGATGGTCACGCGTCACCCGAATCGTCACTGAGCCCGGGGACAGGGCGAGGTTAG
- a CDS encoding aldo/keto reductase, with the protein MITRREYLKMSLAAGVALALKPGLMWAGDRELPLITRTIPGTDEAVPVVGLGSSATFRSVAEAGEYDRIRDVFAKLSEHANSVFDTAPGYGGSEEVAGRIVNELGIRERIFWATKLNVAPRGGGAADPERAMAQLERSFEYVRKDPIDLIQVHNLGDVETQLPILQEQKDEGRIRYIGVTTTFPRQYEQLEKVMEQYELDFIGVDYAIDNHTMEERIFPMARDKGIGVLVYAPFGRTRLWEKVDGKEVPDWAAEFDAHTWGQFFLKWVVSSPVVTAATPATSRARHMADNMGAALGRLPDQEMRQRMVRHIESL; encoded by the coding sequence ATGATCACACGTCGTGAATACTTGAAGATGAGTCTTGCCGCCGGGGTGGCCCTCGCCCTGAAGCCCGGCCTCATGTGGGCCGGTGATCGCGAGCTGCCACTGATTACACGCACCATCCCCGGTACTGACGAAGCGGTGCCGGTGGTGGGCCTGGGCAGCTCCGCCACCTTCCGCAGCGTGGCAGAGGCAGGAGAGTATGATCGAATCCGTGATGTGTTCGCCAAACTGTCCGAGCACGCCAACAGCGTCTTCGACACCGCCCCCGGCTACGGGGGTTCCGAGGAAGTGGCCGGTCGCATCGTCAACGAGCTCGGAATCCGGGAGCGAATCTTCTGGGCCACCAAGCTCAATGTGGCACCGCGTGGTGGTGGTGCCGCCGACCCGGAACGAGCCATGGCTCAGCTGGAACGTTCCTTCGAGTACGTGCGCAAGGATCCCATTGACCTCATTCAGGTGCACAACCTGGGTGATGTAGAGACCCAGCTCCCGATTCTCCAGGAACAGAAGGACGAAGGGCGTATCCGTTACATTGGCGTCACCACCACCTTCCCGCGCCAGTACGAACAGCTTGAGAAGGTAATGGAGCAGTACGAGCTGGATTTCATTGGTGTGGACTACGCTATTGACAACCACACCATGGAAGAGCGCATCTTCCCCATGGCAAGAGACAAGGGTATCGGCGTGCTGGTCTACGCGCCCTTTGGCCGCACCCGCCTGTGGGAGAAGGTGGACGGCAAGGAAGTGCCGGACTGGGCGGCCGAATTCGACGCCCATACCTGGGGCCAGTTCTTCCTCAAGTGGGTGGTTTCCAGCCCGGTGGTCACTGCCGCCACACCGGCCACCAGCCGCGCCCGCCACATGGCCGACAACATGGGCGCTGCCCTGGGTCGCCTGCCGGATCAGGAGATGCGCCAGCGCATGGTCCGTCATATCGAATCGCTGTAA
- a CDS encoding Lrp/AsnC family transcriptional regulator: MDKIDRKILRELQLDGRLSNQELAQRVNLSPSPCLRRVRRLEEQKVIRGYTAVVDQKAYGYPITVFARVALERHDTETVAEFERRVKEIDEIIDCFLMTGQRDYLLRVVASSLEDYERFVRDTLHTIPGIGSIDTSFAYGVVKRSPALPQT, encoded by the coding sequence ATGGACAAGATTGACCGCAAGATCCTGCGTGAGCTGCAACTGGATGGCCGTCTGAGCAATCAGGAGCTGGCCCAGCGGGTGAACCTCTCGCCCTCCCCCTGCTTGCGGCGGGTGCGGCGGCTGGAGGAACAGAAGGTGATCCGGGGCTACACGGCAGTGGTGGATCAGAAGGCCTACGGCTACCCCATCACGGTGTTCGCCCGGGTGGCCCTGGAGCGCCACGACACCGAAACGGTGGCCGAGTTCGAGCGCCGGGTGAAGGAGATCGACGAGATCATCGACTGCTTTCTGATGACCGGCCAGCGGGATTATCTGCTGCGGGTGGTGGCGTCGAGCCTGGAGGATTACGAGCGCTTCGTGCGCGATACCCTGCACACCATTCCGGGTATCGGCTCGATCGATACCAGCTTTGCCTATGGCGTCGTGAAGCGCTCACCGGCGCTGCCGCAGACCTGA